In the Drosophila gunungcola strain Sukarami unplaced genomic scaffold, Dgunungcola_SK_2 000001F, whole genome shotgun sequence genome, one interval contains:
- the LOC128261591 gene encoding ectonucleoside triphosphate diphosphohydrolase 5 isoform X1: MTNPDVRKRKLATDEKPPRRKSSGSPNVGSGGNRGPSGLKISFLCLVISVILLLFVFGVYHLYYVKENVVSKPVLTKPSEFPTVTVRYANVEPHFSPPVRRVVIKKPSTTQPSTMDNDAGFVSENASPYLARLASKFGYSKVQYAAIIDAGSTGSRVLAYKFNRSFIDNKLVLYEELFKERKPGLSSFADNPAEGAHSIKLLLDEARAFIPKEHWSSTPLVLKATAGLRLLPASKAENILNAVRDLFAKSEFSVDMDAVEIMDGTDEGIFSWFTVNFLLGRLSKTNQAAALDLGGGSTQVTFSPTDPEQVPVYDKYMHEVVTSSKKINVFTHSYLGLGLMAARHAVFTHGYKKEDSVLESVCVNPIIANRTWTYGNVQYKVSGKENGKSSAEQPIVDFDACLELVKSKVMPLVKPKPFTLKQHAVAAFSYYFERAIESGLVDPLAGGETTVEAYRKKAQEICAIPNDEQPFMCFDLTFISTLLREGFGLNDGKKIKLYKKIDGHEISWALGCAYNVLTSDEKFSNS, encoded by the exons ATGACGAACCCCGATGTGCGAAAGAGAAAA TTGGCCACGGATGAGAAGCCGCCGCGGCGGAAAAGCAGTGGTTCTCCAAATGTCGGCAGTGGTGGAAACCGCGGTCCCAGCGGCCTCAAGATCTCCTTCCTGTGCCTGGTCATCTCCGTCATCCTGCTGCTCTTTGTGTTCGGTGTGTACCATTTGTATTatgtaaaagaaaatgttgtcTCCAAGCCTGTACTAACTAAACCCTCTGAATTTCCCACTGTTACCGTGCGCTACGCCAATGTGGAACCTCATTTTTCGCCTCCTGTTCGCCgtgttgtaattaaaaaaccatCAACCACACAACCATCCACCATGGACAATGATGCAGGCTTCGTCTCCGAGAATGCCAGTCCGTATCTGGCCCGTTTGGCCTCCAAATTCGGCTACAGCAAGGTTCAGTATGCGGCGATTATAGATGCCGGTTCCACGGGCAGCCGTGTCTTGGCCTACAAGTTCAATCGCAGCTTTATCGACAACAAATTGGTGCTCTACGAGGAACTGTTCAAGGAGCGCAAGCCGGGCTTGAGCTCCTTTGCGGATAATCCCGCCGAGGGTGCCCACTCTATTAAACTGCTGCTGGATGAAGCCCGGGCCTTCATACCCAAGGAGCACTGGTCGTCCACGCCGCTGGTTCTAAAGGCCACAGCTGGCCTGAGACTTTTGCCGGCCAGCAAGGCGGAAAATATCCTAAATGCCGTCCGAGATCTCTTCGCCAAGTCCGAGTTCAGTGTGGATATGGATGCCGTGGAAATTATGGATGGCACGGATGAGGGCATCTTCAGCTGGTTCACCGTAAACTTCCTGTTGGGCCGCCTGTCCAAGACGAATCAGGCAGCTGCCCTGGATTTGGGCGGCGGCAGCACACAGGTGACTTTCTCGCCAACGGATCCGGAACAGGTGCCCGTGTACGATAAGTACATGCACGAGGTGGTGACCTCCAGCAAGAAGATCAATGTGTTCACGCACAGCTATCTGGGACTGGGTTTGATGGCCGCCCGCCATGCCGTCTTCACGCATGGCTACAAGAAGGAGGATTCCGTGCTGGAGAGTGTCTGTGTGAATCCTATAATAGCCAATCGTACGTGGACGTACGGAAACGTGCAGTACAAAGTCAGTGGCAAGGAGAACGGCAAGTCGAGTGCCGAGCAGCCGATTGTGGACTTTGATGCGTGTTTGGAGCTGGTAAAGAGCAAGGTGATGCCACTGGTCAAGCCCAAGCCGTTCACTTTGAAGCAACATGCGGTGGCGGCTTTTAGCTACTACTTTGAGCGTGCCATCGAGTCGGGACTGGTGGATCCTCTGGCTGGCGGAGAGACCACAGTGGAGGCTTACCGCAAGAAGGCCCAGGAGATCTGCGCCATCCCCAATGATGAGCAGCCCTTCATGTGCTTTGACCTCACCTTTATCTCGACACTGCTGCGCGAAGGATTTGGCCTCAACGATGGCAAGAAGATTAAG cTTTACAAGAAAATAGATGGCCACGAAATCTCATGGGCCTTGGGCTGTGCATATAATGTATTGACTAGCGATGAAAAATTCAGTAATTCCTAA
- the LOC128261591 gene encoding ectonucleoside triphosphate diphosphohydrolase 5 isoform X2 — protein sequence MHRMWVENRMGQNRNRLQLATDEKPPRRKSSGSPNVGSGGNRGPSGLKISFLCLVISVILLLFVFGFVSENASPYLARLASKFGYSKVQYAAIIDAGSTGSRVLAYKFNRSFIDNKLVLYEELFKERKPGLSSFADNPAEGAHSIKLLLDEARAFIPKEHWSSTPLVLKATAGLRLLPASKAENILNAVRDLFAKSEFSVDMDAVEIMDGTDEGIFSWFTVNFLLGRLSKTNQAAALDLGGGSTQVTFSPTDPEQVPVYDKYMHEVVTSSKKINVFTHSYLGLGLMAARHAVFTHGYKKEDSVLESVCVNPIIANRTWTYGNVQYKVSGKENGKSSAEQPIVDFDACLELVKSKVMPLVKPKPFTLKQHAVAAFSYYFERAIESGLVDPLAGGETTVEAYRKKAQEICAIPNDEQPFMCFDLTFISTLLREGFGLNDGKKIKLYKKIDGHEISWALGCAYNVLTSDEKFSNS from the exons ATGCATCGCATGTGGGTGGAAAACAGGATGGGGCAAAACCGGAACAGGTTGCAA TTGGCCACGGATGAGAAGCCGCCGCGGCGGAAAAGCAGTGGTTCTCCAAATGTCGGCAGTGGTGGAAACCGCGGTCCCAGCGGCCTCAAGATCTCCTTCCTGTGCCTGGTCATCTCCGTCATCCTGCTGCTCTTTGTGTTCG GCTTCGTCTCCGAGAATGCCAGTCCGTATCTGGCCCGTTTGGCCTCCAAATTCGGCTACAGCAAGGTTCAGTATGCGGCGATTATAGATGCCGGTTCCACGGGCAGCCGTGTCTTGGCCTACAAGTTCAATCGCAGCTTTATCGACAACAAATTGGTGCTCTACGAGGAACTGTTCAAGGAGCGCAAGCCGGGCTTGAGCTCCTTTGCGGATAATCCCGCCGAGGGTGCCCACTCTATTAAACTGCTGCTGGATGAAGCCCGGGCCTTCATACCCAAGGAGCACTGGTCGTCCACGCCGCTGGTTCTAAAGGCCACAGCTGGCCTGAGACTTTTGCCGGCCAGCAAGGCGGAAAATATCCTAAATGCCGTCCGAGATCTCTTCGCCAAGTCCGAGTTCAGTGTGGATATGGATGCCGTGGAAATTATGGATGGCACGGATGAGGGCATCTTCAGCTGGTTCACCGTAAACTTCCTGTTGGGCCGCCTGTCCAAGACGAATCAGGCAGCTGCCCTGGATTTGGGCGGCGGCAGCACACAGGTGACTTTCTCGCCAACGGATCCGGAACAGGTGCCCGTGTACGATAAGTACATGCACGAGGTGGTGACCTCCAGCAAGAAGATCAATGTGTTCACGCACAGCTATCTGGGACTGGGTTTGATGGCCGCCCGCCATGCCGTCTTCACGCATGGCTACAAGAAGGAGGATTCCGTGCTGGAGAGTGTCTGTGTGAATCCTATAATAGCCAATCGTACGTGGACGTACGGAAACGTGCAGTACAAAGTCAGTGGCAAGGAGAACGGCAAGTCGAGTGCCGAGCAGCCGATTGTGGACTTTGATGCGTGTTTGGAGCTGGTAAAGAGCAAGGTGATGCCACTGGTCAAGCCCAAGCCGTTCACTTTGAAGCAACATGCGGTGGCGGCTTTTAGCTACTACTTTGAGCGTGCCATCGAGTCGGGACTGGTGGATCCTCTGGCTGGCGGAGAGACCACAGTGGAGGCTTACCGCAAGAAGGCCCAGGAGATCTGCGCCATCCCCAATGATGAGCAGCCCTTCATGTGCTTTGACCTCACCTTTATCTCGACACTGCTGCGCGAAGGATTTGGCCTCAACGATGGCAAGAAGATTAAG cTTTACAAGAAAATAGATGGCCACGAAATCTCATGGGCCTTGGGCTGTGCATATAATGTATTGACTAGCGATGAAAAATTCAGTAATTCCTAA
- the LOC128261591 gene encoding ectonucleoside triphosphate diphosphohydrolase 5 isoform X3 — protein sequence MTNPDVRKRKLATDEKPPRRKSSGSPNVGSGGNRGPSGLKISFLCLVISVILLLFVFGFVSENASPYLARLASKFGYSKVQYAAIIDAGSTGSRVLAYKFNRSFIDNKLVLYEELFKERKPGLSSFADNPAEGAHSIKLLLDEARAFIPKEHWSSTPLVLKATAGLRLLPASKAENILNAVRDLFAKSEFSVDMDAVEIMDGTDEGIFSWFTVNFLLGRLSKTNQAAALDLGGGSTQVTFSPTDPEQVPVYDKYMHEVVTSSKKINVFTHSYLGLGLMAARHAVFTHGYKKEDSVLESVCVNPIIANRTWTYGNVQYKVSGKENGKSSAEQPIVDFDACLELVKSKVMPLVKPKPFTLKQHAVAAFSYYFERAIESGLVDPLAGGETTVEAYRKKAQEICAIPNDEQPFMCFDLTFISTLLREGFGLNDGKKIKLYKKIDGHEISWALGCAYNVLTSDEKFSNS from the exons ATGACGAACCCCGATGTGCGAAAGAGAAAA TTGGCCACGGATGAGAAGCCGCCGCGGCGGAAAAGCAGTGGTTCTCCAAATGTCGGCAGTGGTGGAAACCGCGGTCCCAGCGGCCTCAAGATCTCCTTCCTGTGCCTGGTCATCTCCGTCATCCTGCTGCTCTTTGTGTTCG GCTTCGTCTCCGAGAATGCCAGTCCGTATCTGGCCCGTTTGGCCTCCAAATTCGGCTACAGCAAGGTTCAGTATGCGGCGATTATAGATGCCGGTTCCACGGGCAGCCGTGTCTTGGCCTACAAGTTCAATCGCAGCTTTATCGACAACAAATTGGTGCTCTACGAGGAACTGTTCAAGGAGCGCAAGCCGGGCTTGAGCTCCTTTGCGGATAATCCCGCCGAGGGTGCCCACTCTATTAAACTGCTGCTGGATGAAGCCCGGGCCTTCATACCCAAGGAGCACTGGTCGTCCACGCCGCTGGTTCTAAAGGCCACAGCTGGCCTGAGACTTTTGCCGGCCAGCAAGGCGGAAAATATCCTAAATGCCGTCCGAGATCTCTTCGCCAAGTCCGAGTTCAGTGTGGATATGGATGCCGTGGAAATTATGGATGGCACGGATGAGGGCATCTTCAGCTGGTTCACCGTAAACTTCCTGTTGGGCCGCCTGTCCAAGACGAATCAGGCAGCTGCCCTGGATTTGGGCGGCGGCAGCACACAGGTGACTTTCTCGCCAACGGATCCGGAACAGGTGCCCGTGTACGATAAGTACATGCACGAGGTGGTGACCTCCAGCAAGAAGATCAATGTGTTCACGCACAGCTATCTGGGACTGGGTTTGATGGCCGCCCGCCATGCCGTCTTCACGCATGGCTACAAGAAGGAGGATTCCGTGCTGGAGAGTGTCTGTGTGAATCCTATAATAGCCAATCGTACGTGGACGTACGGAAACGTGCAGTACAAAGTCAGTGGCAAGGAGAACGGCAAGTCGAGTGCCGAGCAGCCGATTGTGGACTTTGATGCGTGTTTGGAGCTGGTAAAGAGCAAGGTGATGCCACTGGTCAAGCCCAAGCCGTTCACTTTGAAGCAACATGCGGTGGCGGCTTTTAGCTACTACTTTGAGCGTGCCATCGAGTCGGGACTGGTGGATCCTCTGGCTGGCGGAGAGACCACAGTGGAGGCTTACCGCAAGAAGGCCCAGGAGATCTGCGCCATCCCCAATGATGAGCAGCCCTTCATGTGCTTTGACCTCACCTTTATCTCGACACTGCTGCGCGAAGGATTTGGCCTCAACGATGGCAAGAAGATTAAG cTTTACAAGAAAATAGATGGCCACGAAATCTCATGGGCCTTGGGCTGTGCATATAATGTATTGACTAGCGATGAAAAATTCAGTAATTCCTAA
- the LOC128261591 gene encoding ectonucleoside triphosphate diphosphohydrolase 5 isoform X4 → MKYEYKLLATDEKPPRRKSSGSPNVGSGGNRGPSGLKISFLCLVISVILLLFVFGFVSENASPYLARLASKFGYSKVQYAAIIDAGSTGSRVLAYKFNRSFIDNKLVLYEELFKERKPGLSSFADNPAEGAHSIKLLLDEARAFIPKEHWSSTPLVLKATAGLRLLPASKAENILNAVRDLFAKSEFSVDMDAVEIMDGTDEGIFSWFTVNFLLGRLSKTNQAAALDLGGGSTQVTFSPTDPEQVPVYDKYMHEVVTSSKKINVFTHSYLGLGLMAARHAVFTHGYKKEDSVLESVCVNPIIANRTWTYGNVQYKVSGKENGKSSAEQPIVDFDACLELVKSKVMPLVKPKPFTLKQHAVAAFSYYFERAIESGLVDPLAGGETTVEAYRKKAQEICAIPNDEQPFMCFDLTFISTLLREGFGLNDGKKIKLYKKIDGHEISWALGCAYNVLTSDEKFSNS, encoded by the exons ATGAAATACGAATATAAACTG TTGGCCACGGATGAGAAGCCGCCGCGGCGGAAAAGCAGTGGTTCTCCAAATGTCGGCAGTGGTGGAAACCGCGGTCCCAGCGGCCTCAAGATCTCCTTCCTGTGCCTGGTCATCTCCGTCATCCTGCTGCTCTTTGTGTTCG GCTTCGTCTCCGAGAATGCCAGTCCGTATCTGGCCCGTTTGGCCTCCAAATTCGGCTACAGCAAGGTTCAGTATGCGGCGATTATAGATGCCGGTTCCACGGGCAGCCGTGTCTTGGCCTACAAGTTCAATCGCAGCTTTATCGACAACAAATTGGTGCTCTACGAGGAACTGTTCAAGGAGCGCAAGCCGGGCTTGAGCTCCTTTGCGGATAATCCCGCCGAGGGTGCCCACTCTATTAAACTGCTGCTGGATGAAGCCCGGGCCTTCATACCCAAGGAGCACTGGTCGTCCACGCCGCTGGTTCTAAAGGCCACAGCTGGCCTGAGACTTTTGCCGGCCAGCAAGGCGGAAAATATCCTAAATGCCGTCCGAGATCTCTTCGCCAAGTCCGAGTTCAGTGTGGATATGGATGCCGTGGAAATTATGGATGGCACGGATGAGGGCATCTTCAGCTGGTTCACCGTAAACTTCCTGTTGGGCCGCCTGTCCAAGACGAATCAGGCAGCTGCCCTGGATTTGGGCGGCGGCAGCACACAGGTGACTTTCTCGCCAACGGATCCGGAACAGGTGCCCGTGTACGATAAGTACATGCACGAGGTGGTGACCTCCAGCAAGAAGATCAATGTGTTCACGCACAGCTATCTGGGACTGGGTTTGATGGCCGCCCGCCATGCCGTCTTCACGCATGGCTACAAGAAGGAGGATTCCGTGCTGGAGAGTGTCTGTGTGAATCCTATAATAGCCAATCGTACGTGGACGTACGGAAACGTGCAGTACAAAGTCAGTGGCAAGGAGAACGGCAAGTCGAGTGCCGAGCAGCCGATTGTGGACTTTGATGCGTGTTTGGAGCTGGTAAAGAGCAAGGTGATGCCACTGGTCAAGCCCAAGCCGTTCACTTTGAAGCAACATGCGGTGGCGGCTTTTAGCTACTACTTTGAGCGTGCCATCGAGTCGGGACTGGTGGATCCTCTGGCTGGCGGAGAGACCACAGTGGAGGCTTACCGCAAGAAGGCCCAGGAGATCTGCGCCATCCCCAATGATGAGCAGCCCTTCATGTGCTTTGACCTCACCTTTATCTCGACACTGCTGCGCGAAGGATTTGGCCTCAACGATGGCAAGAAGATTAAG cTTTACAAGAAAATAGATGGCCACGAAATCTCATGGGCCTTGGGCTGTGCATATAATGTATTGACTAGCGATGAAAAATTCAGTAATTCCTAA